The following are encoded in a window of Gramella sp. MT6 genomic DNA:
- the odhB gene encoding 2-oxoglutarate dehydrogenase complex dihydrolipoyllysine-residue succinyltransferase yields MALEMKVPSPGESITEVEIAQWLVEDGDYVEKDQAVAEVDSDKATLELPAEASGIITLKAEEGDVVEVGEVVCLIDTEAEKPGGGDSSDDKPAEEEEKERQEKTEDKKDSDKADAKTEEPSKSSTPKQKQDTYATGSPSPAAKKILDEKGISSKDVKGTGRDGRVTKEDAVEAKASMGTPGTGTRGEEKKKMSMFRRKLAERLVSAKNDTAMLTTFNEVDMSPIFELRKKYKEEFKDKHGVSLGFMSFFTLAVIRALDEYPAVNSMIDGDYQVSYDYKDISIAVSGPKGLTVPVIRNAENLSFRGVEAEVKRLALRARDGKITVDEMTGGTFTITNGGVFGSMLSTPIINPPQSAILGMHNIVERPVAIDGHVEIRPIMYVALSYDHRIIDGKESVGFLVAVKEALENPEELLMDNDVKRALEL; encoded by the coding sequence ATGGCCTTAGAAATGAAAGTTCCTTCACCCGGGGAATCCATCACTGAAGTTGAAATAGCCCAGTGGCTGGTAGAAGACGGGGATTACGTTGAAAAAGATCAGGCAGTTGCCGAAGTAGACAGTGATAAAGCTACGTTGGAGCTTCCGGCAGAAGCCAGTGGTATTATCACACTTAAGGCTGAAGAAGGCGATGTGGTTGAGGTAGGTGAGGTAGTTTGTCTTATAGACACCGAAGCTGAAAAGCCGGGTGGCGGAGATAGCTCAGATGACAAGCCTGCAGAAGAGGAAGAAAAAGAACGTCAGGAAAAGACGGAAGATAAAAAGGACAGTGATAAAGCAGATGCTAAGACAGAAGAGCCTTCTAAATCCAGCACTCCTAAGCAGAAGCAGGATACCTATGCTACTGGAAGTCCTTCACCAGCAGCTAAAAAGATCCTTGATGAAAAAGGTATTTCTTCTAAAGATGTTAAGGGAACCGGCAGAGATGGTCGTGTGACTAAAGAGGATGCTGTAGAAGCTAAAGCTTCCATGGGAACTCCAGGAACAGGAACCAGAGGAGAAGAAAAGAAAAAAATGTCTATGTTCCGCCGTAAACTGGCAGAGCGTTTGGTTAGTGCTAAGAATGATACGGCGATGCTAACTACTTTTAACGAAGTAGATATGTCTCCTATCTTCGAACTAAGAAAGAAATATAAAGAAGAGTTTAAAGATAAACATGGTGTAAGCCTTGGGTTTATGTCTTTCTTCACTTTAGCCGTTATTCGTGCTTTAGACGAATATCCTGCAGTGAATTCAATGATAGACGGAGATTACCAGGTGAGCTATGACTATAAAGATATCAGTATTGCCGTTTCCGGGCCTAAAGGTCTAACTGTTCCGGTAATTAGAAATGCTGAAAATTTAAGCTTCCGGGGAGTTGAAGCAGAAGTGAAGCGTCTTGCGCTTAGAGCTCGTGATGGAAAGATCACCGTAGATGAAATGACTGGAGGTACCTTTACTATCACTAATGGTGGAGTATTTGGATCTATGCTTTCAACACCGATCATTAATCCTCCTCAAAGTGCGATCCTTGGAATGCATAATATTGTGGAAAGACCGGTAGCGATCGATGGTCACGTGGAAATAAGACCAATCATGTATGTGGCTTTATCATATGATCACAGAATTATTGATGGGAAAGAATCTGTTGGATTCCTTGTAGCCGTTAAAGAAGCACTGGAAAATCCTGAAGAGTTATTGATGGATAATGATGTGAAAAGAGCTCTGGAATTATAG
- a CDS encoding retropepsin-like aspartic protease → MSLKKLLKEKGYHRIKMKYTKTNHLEVVAKINNIEGNFILDTGASSTCVGIESIEHFELLSEDSDIKAAGAGATNMLTQVSQKNSLQIDNWKKKKVDLVVFDLKHVNEALTNHKAEKVHGIIGADILKKGKAVIDYKNKALFLK, encoded by the coding sequence ATGTCTTTAAAGAAGCTATTAAAAGAAAAAGGATATCATCGCATCAAGATGAAATACACCAAAACGAATCATCTTGAAGTGGTTGCTAAGATCAACAATATCGAAGGCAATTTTATTCTGGACACAGGTGCTTCCAGTACCTGTGTAGGCATTGAATCTATTGAGCATTTCGAACTGCTTTCAGAAGACAGCGACATTAAAGCTGCCGGAGCCGGAGCTACAAATATGCTTACACAGGTCTCCCAGAAAAATAGTCTGCAAATAGATAACTGGAAAAAGAAAAAGGTGGACCTTGTGGTTTTTGATCTTAAACATGTGAACGAAGCGCTTACCAATCATAAGGCCGAAAAAGTACACGGTATTATTGGTGCCGATATCCTCAAAAAAGGGAAAGCCGTAATTGACTACAAGAACAAAGCTTTATTTTTGAAATAA
- a CDS encoding FAD-dependent protein — translation MSTLVQITALPHELEDNHLLLNRVVQKSNIRKDDIGDWRIRKRSIDARNKPVRFNLQVEIWKYGEKKVIPPFIPQDVADAREIAIIGAGPAGLYAALRAVEAGLKPVVFERGKDVRARRHDLARINKEQTVNPESNYCFGEGGAGTYSDGKLYTRSKKRGNVLKALEWFVEFGADPDILVDAHPHIGTNKLPKIITAMREAVIEAGGQVHFNSKLTDLRLKDNRIESIEINVEKWYTFDEVILATGHSARDIFYLLHDKNIKIEAKPFALGVRIEHQQKLIDKIQYHGDDNNPYLPPASYSLVEQVEGMGVYSFCMCPGGIIAPCATEQEEVVTNGWSPSKRNNPYSNSGIVVSIEPSDLPNYKPDDPFVCLDFQKLVEKNCWEAAGKTQRVPAQRMKDFVEGKVSGDFPKTSYQPGIVSVDLNKVLPDLIARRLRKAFVQFGKKLKGYYTNEAVLHAPESRTSSPVLIPRNPETLEHVEVKGLYPCGEGAGYAGGIISAAIDGINCVDAIAKKYESDKF, via the coding sequence ATGAGCACATTAGTACAAATTACGGCATTGCCACATGAACTTGAGGATAATCATCTCTTGCTGAACAGAGTAGTTCAGAAATCCAATATCAGGAAAGACGATATTGGAGACTGGCGAATTAGAAAGCGTTCTATAGATGCCCGAAATAAACCGGTAAGATTCAATCTTCAGGTAGAAATATGGAAATATGGAGAAAAAAAGGTGATCCCGCCTTTTATACCTCAGGATGTAGCAGATGCTAGGGAAATTGCCATTATTGGTGCTGGTCCTGCTGGTTTATATGCCGCGTTACGTGCAGTTGAAGCAGGACTTAAGCCTGTTGTTTTTGAACGCGGAAAGGATGTCAGGGCCAGGCGGCATGATCTCGCCAGGATCAATAAGGAACAAACGGTAAATCCTGAATCTAATTATTGCTTTGGTGAAGGAGGTGCAGGAACTTACTCAGATGGAAAATTGTATACGCGATCCAAGAAACGCGGAAATGTGCTTAAGGCGCTGGAGTGGTTCGTAGAATTTGGTGCCGATCCCGATATCCTGGTAGATGCGCATCCTCATATTGGAACTAATAAATTACCTAAGATCATTACCGCAATGCGGGAAGCTGTCATCGAAGCTGGTGGACAGGTACATTTCAATTCCAAACTTACCGATCTTAGATTAAAGGACAATCGCATAGAAAGTATAGAGATCAATGTTGAAAAGTGGTATACTTTTGATGAAGTGATCCTGGCAACAGGGCACTCGGCCCGGGATATTTTTTATTTGCTGCATGATAAGAATATCAAGATAGAAGCTAAACCTTTTGCTTTGGGTGTACGTATAGAACACCAGCAAAAACTGATAGATAAGATCCAGTATCATGGTGACGACAATAATCCTTATTTACCGCCGGCATCCTATAGTCTGGTGGAGCAGGTAGAAGGGATGGGAGTTTATTCATTCTGTATGTGTCCCGGGGGAATTATCGCGCCTTGCGCTACAGAGCAGGAGGAAGTGGTTACCAATGGATGGAGCCCAAGCAAGCGTAATAATCCTTATTCAAATTCAGGTATCGTGGTGAGTATAGAACCATCAGATCTTCCCAATTACAAGCCAGATGATCCTTTTGTATGTCTCGATTTCCAGAAATTAGTTGAAAAGAATTGCTGGGAGGCTGCCGGGAAAACTCAGCGGGTTCCGGCACAGCGTATGAAAGATTTTGTGGAAGGTAAGGTCTCAGGAGATTTTCCTAAAACTTCTTATCAGCCGGGAATCGTAAGTGTAGACCTGAATAAGGTTTTACCAGACCTTATCGCCCGTAGATTACGAAAAGCTTTCGTGCAATTCGGTAAAAAACTGAAGGGTTATTACACGAATGAAGCGGTATTACATGCGCCGGAAAGCAGGACTTCTTCTCCGGTTCTAATACCTCGTAATCCTGAAACTCTTGAGCATGTTGAGGTAAAAGGTCTTTATCCTTGTGGGGAAGGTGCTGGTTATGCCGGTGGGATCATATCTGCGGCGATAGATGGTATCAACTGTGTAGATGCTATCGCGAAGAAATATGAGTCTGATAAATTTTAG